GAGCATGTCCTGCGCCGGGTGAGGCGAGCTGCGCACCCGGATGGTGCGGTGCCTTTTTTACCGGACACTGTGCATATTGTACCGCTTCATGGAGAAAGCGCAACATGGTTGATGCAACGGATAAGATTACCTTGGGCATTTCGGCGTGCCTGCTCGGGCACAAGGTGCGGTTTGACGGCGGGCACAAGCTGGACTCGTGGCTGGTGAACACGCTTGGGGCGTACGTGCGGTTTGTGCCCGTGTGCCCGGAGGTGGAGATGGGCCTGCCTGTGCCGCGCGAGGCTCTGCGCCTTGTGGGCGACCCGCAGAATCCCCGGCTTATTACCGTGCGCGGGGGCGAGGATTTTACCGGGCGCATGCGCGAGTGGTCGCAGGAGCGCATACGCGGGTTGCATGATGAGGGCTTGTGCGGCTTCATATTCAAACGGGCTTCTCCTTCCAGCGGCATGGAAAGGGTTAAGGTCTACCGCGATGTGCCGCCGGAGGAAGCGAAGAAGGCCGGACCGCCAGTTAACGCGGGGGTGGGCATCTTTGCTGCGGAGTTTATGCGCGCCTTTCCGCTGCTGCCTGCAGAGGAGGAGGGGAGGCTTAACGATCCCGCGCTGCGGGAGAACTTTGTGGAGCGCATCTTCGTCATGCGCAGGTGGCGGCAGCTTCTGCAGGAAGGCATGACGCCGGGCGGGCTGGTGGCCTTTCATACCCGGCACAAGCTGCTTATTATGTCACACAGCGTGGAGCACTATCGCACGATGGGGAAGCTTGTCGCGGGGGCCGGTACGCATGAGAGGGCAGAAGAGCTTGCGGAGCGGTATCAGACCCTACTGCTCACGGCCATGGGCAGAGAGGCCACGGTGAAGAAGCATGTGAATGTGTTGCAGCACGTTATGGGATATTTCAAGAAAACCCTGACGGCAGATGAAAAGCAGGAACTGCTGGAAATCATTCAAGCCTACCATGCAGGGCTTGTACCGCTTATTGTTCCGGTGACCTTGCTGAATCATTATGTGCGCAAGTATGCGGAATCGTATCTGGCCGGACAATGGTACCTGAGCCCGCATCCGCTGGAACTGAAGCTGCGTAATCATGTGTAGCCCCGGTTGCAACGG
This region of Desulfovibrio psychrotolerans genomic DNA includes:
- a CDS encoding YbgA family protein, producing MVDATDKITLGISACLLGHKVRFDGGHKLDSWLVNTLGAYVRFVPVCPEVEMGLPVPREALRLVGDPQNPRLITVRGGEDFTGRMREWSQERIRGLHDEGLCGFIFKRASPSSGMERVKVYRDVPPEEAKKAGPPVNAGVGIFAAEFMRAFPLLPAEEEGRLNDPALRENFVERIFVMRRWRQLLQEGMTPGGLVAFHTRHKLLIMSHSVEHYRTMGKLVAGAGTHERAEELAERYQTLLLTAMGREATVKKHVNVLQHVMGYFKKTLTADEKQELLEIIQAYHAGLVPLIVPVTLLNHYVRKYAESYLAGQWYLSPHPLELKLRNHV